Proteins from one Elgaria multicarinata webbii isolate HBS135686 ecotype San Diego chromosome 3, rElgMul1.1.pri, whole genome shotgun sequence genomic window:
- the FAM53C gene encoding protein FAM53C isoform X1 has protein sequence MITLITEQLQKQSLEELKCTSFSISLPLPDHADVASCGSPFQIAPEGASWRDLVPCPKIHLQDNTGLYQHSSLSLPLPPCSPDNSPQNSLAAQTLAANPQVSEKASVPPTKRHCRSLSVPEDLSRWQAVWRPLGSKVWTHIKRRDNSGGDTLAVQPQNLAQGANRLCFNPAPSASHQCVQDGAGGGRSPPFFSLALSRESPASVPWETGETLQPYPLQRRFSLSPVRFLPSPQSSTTSTPELHRHQHSLPRSRSQPCDLDTRKSGLKRRHDEDVRWHRPSLDFYKMNQKPFAGGVCQLDKSEEGGYPSWLLACSPQAPSAPCSPISNCIQVLSESEEEEEEEAPEQAARRLNWNLASKRTLFQPDFSDLDLTLIEEN, from the exons CCTTTGCCTGATCATGCTGATGTGGCCAGCTGTGGCAGCCCCTTCCAGATAGCGCCTG AGGGAGCTTCATGGAGGGACCTGGTTCCCTGTCCAAAGATCCATCTTCAGGACAACACAGGTCTTTACCAACACTCCAGCTTgagccttcccctgcccccctgcaGCCCAGACAACAGCCCTCAGAACAGCCTTGCAGCCCAAACACTGGCTGCCAACCCACAAGTCTCAGAAAAGGCTTCTGTGCCCCCCACCAAAAGACACTGCCGTTCACTCTCAGTGCCCGAAGACCTCTCCCGTTGGCAAGCTGTCTGGAGGCCCCTGGGCTCCAAAGTGTGGACACACATCAAACGTCGGGACAACAGTGGAGGGGACACTTTGGCAGTTCAGCCCCAGAACCTGGCCCAGGGTGCCAACAGACTTTGCTTCAACCCTGCCCCCAGTGCCTCTCATCAGTGTGTTcaagatggtgctggtggtggcagGAGCCCACCTTTCTTCAGTCTGGCCCTCTCCCGAGAATCGCCAGCCAGTGTACCATGGGAGACTGGAGAGACTTTGCAGCCCTACCCTCTGCAGCGACGTTTCTCCCTCTCGCCTGTCAGATTCCTTCCCTCCCCGCAAAGCTCTACCACCTCCACGCCAGAGCTGCACCGACACCAGCACAGCCTTCCTCGTAGCCGCTCGCAACCCTGCGACTTGGACACCAGGAAAAGTGGTCTCAAGCGGCGCCATGATGAGGATGTGAGGTGGCATAGGCCTTCGCTTGATTTCTACAAGATGAATCAG AAACCATTTGCAGGAGGTGTCTGTCAGTTAGACAAATCTGAGGAAGGTGGCTATCCATCATGGCTCTTGGCCTGTAGCCCACAGGCACCCTCAGCTCCATGCAGTCCCATCAGCAATTGCATCCAGGTGCTTAgtgaaagtgaagaggaggaggaagaggaagcaccAGAACAAGCAGCAAGGCGATTAAATTGGAATTTAGCAAGCAAAAGGACACTCTTCCAACCAGACTTTAGTGATCTGGATTTAACTTTGATTGAGGAGAACTAG
- the FAM53C gene encoding protein FAM53C isoform X3: MHILQHQPEGASWRDLVPCPKIHLQDNTGLYQHSSLSLPLPPCSPDNSPQNSLAAQTLAANPQVSEKASVPPTKRHCRSLSVPEDLSRWQAVWRPLGSKVWTHIKRRDNSGGDTLAVQPQNLAQGANRLCFNPAPSASHQCVQDGAGGGRSPPFFSLALSRESPASVPWETGETLQPYPLQRRFSLSPVRFLPSPQSSTTSTPELHRHQHSLPRSRSQPCDLDTRKSGLKRRHDEDVRWHRPSLDFYKMNQKPFAGGVCQLDKSEEGGYPSWLLACSPQAPSAPCSPISNCIQVLSESEEEEEEEAPEQAARRLNWNLASKRTLFQPDFSDLDLTLIEEN, translated from the exons AGGGAGCTTCATGGAGGGACCTGGTTCCCTGTCCAAAGATCCATCTTCAGGACAACACAGGTCTTTACCAACACTCCAGCTTgagccttcccctgcccccctgcaGCCCAGACAACAGCCCTCAGAACAGCCTTGCAGCCCAAACACTGGCTGCCAACCCACAAGTCTCAGAAAAGGCTTCTGTGCCCCCCACCAAAAGACACTGCCGTTCACTCTCAGTGCCCGAAGACCTCTCCCGTTGGCAAGCTGTCTGGAGGCCCCTGGGCTCCAAAGTGTGGACACACATCAAACGTCGGGACAACAGTGGAGGGGACACTTTGGCAGTTCAGCCCCAGAACCTGGCCCAGGGTGCCAACAGACTTTGCTTCAACCCTGCCCCCAGTGCCTCTCATCAGTGTGTTcaagatggtgctggtggtggcagGAGCCCACCTTTCTTCAGTCTGGCCCTCTCCCGAGAATCGCCAGCCAGTGTACCATGGGAGACTGGAGAGACTTTGCAGCCCTACCCTCTGCAGCGACGTTTCTCCCTCTCGCCTGTCAGATTCCTTCCCTCCCCGCAAAGCTCTACCACCTCCACGCCAGAGCTGCACCGACACCAGCACAGCCTTCCTCGTAGCCGCTCGCAACCCTGCGACTTGGACACCAGGAAAAGTGGTCTCAAGCGGCGCCATGATGAGGATGTGAGGTGGCATAGGCCTTCGCTTGATTTCTACAAGATGAATCAG AAACCATTTGCAGGAGGTGTCTGTCAGTTAGACAAATCTGAGGAAGGTGGCTATCCATCATGGCTCTTGGCCTGTAGCCCACAGGCACCCTCAGCTCCATGCAGTCCCATCAGCAATTGCATCCAGGTGCTTAgtgaaagtgaagaggaggaggaagaggaagcaccAGAACAAGCAGCAAGGCGATTAAATTGGAATTTAGCAAGCAAAAGGACACTCTTCCAACCAGACTTTAGTGATCTGGATTTAACTTTGATTGAGGAGAACTAG
- the LOC134395048 gene encoding C-terminal-binding protein 2-like: protein MDRHKVKRQRLDRICEGIRPPIGNGPMSARPLVALLDGRDCTVEMPILKDVATVAFCDAQSTQEIHEKVLNEAVGALMYHTITLSRQDLEKFKALRVIVRIGSGYDNVDIKSAAELGIAVCNIPSSSVEETADSTLCHILNLYRRVTWLHQAMREGNRASSMEQIREVAGGAVRIRGETLGIIGLGRVGQAVALRAKPFGFNVVFYDPYLPDGVERSLGLQRMATLQDLLMQSDCITLHCSLNEHNHHLINDFTIKQMRQGCFLVNTARGGLVEEKALAQALKEGRIRGAALDVHESEPFSFANGPLKDAPNVICTPHTAWYSEQASIESREDAAKEIRRAITGHIPDSLRNCVNKEYLLLAAQWSSIDPAAVHPELNGAAAYRFPPGVVTSGLPEPAVEGIVAHGIPSVSHSAPHTPSPGESSKLEPDREISTDQ from the exons ATGGACAGGCACAAAGTGAAGCGCCAGAGGCTGGACCGCATTTGCGAAG GTATAAGGCCTCCTATTGGTAATGGCCCGATGTCAGCTCGTCCACTGGTTGCCCTCCTTGATGGCAGGGATTGCACTGTAGAGATGCCTATCCTGAAGGATGTTGCCACGGTGGCTTTCTGTGATGCACAGTCAACTCAGGAAATTCATGAAAAG GTGCTAAATGAAGCTGTTGGGGCTCTGATGTACCACACCATTACCTTGTCGCGCCAGGACCTGGAGAAGTTCAAAGCTCTCCGGGTCATTGTGCGAATTGGCAGTGGCTATGACAATGTGGATATCAAGTCAGCTGCAGAATTAG GCATTGCGGTGTGCAACATCCCTTCTTCTTCTGTGGAAGAGACAGCTGATTCTACCCTCTGCCACATCCTGAATCTTTATCGTCGGGTTACTTGGCTCCACCAGGCCATGCGAGAAGGAAACAGAGCCTCAAGTATGGAGCAGATCAGAGAGGTGGCTGGAGGGGCAGTGCGTATCCGTGGTGAGACCTTGGGCATCATCGGTCTTG gtcGAGTTGGGCAAGCAGTTGCCCTACGTGCAAAACCTTTTGGCTTCAATGTGGTTTTCTATGATCCATATCTGCCTGACGGAGTGGAGCGTTCTCTGGGATTGCAACGGATGGCCACCCTGCAAGATCTGCTAATGCAGAGTGACTGCATCACATTGCACTGCAGCCTAAATGAGCATAATCATCACCTCATCAATGACTTCACCATTAAACAG ATGCGTCAAGGCTGTTTTCTGGTGAATACTGCTCGTGGAGGGCTGGTTGAAGAGAAAGCCCTGGCTCAAGCTCTAAAGGAGGGGAGGATTAGAGGGGCAGCACTGGATGTGCATGAGTCAGAGCCTTTCAG CTTTGCAAATGGGCCCCTAAAAGATGCACCCAATGTGATCTGTACTCCTCACACAGCCTGGTATAGTGAACAGGCTTCCATTGAGTCTAGAGAGGATGCGGCTAAGGAGATCAGAAGAGCCATCACAG GTCACATACCTGATTCTTTGAGGAACTGTGTCAATAAGGAGTACTTGCTTTTAGCGGCTCAGTGGTCCAGTATTGATCCTGCAGCTGTACATCCAGAGCTTAATGGAGCTGCAGCTTACAG GTTTCCTCCAGGAGTAGTAACCTCTGGGCTGCCAGAGCCAGCAGTAGAGGGGATTGTAGCTCACGGCATTCCTTCTGTGTCTCATTCTGCACCACATACCCCTTCTCCAGGAGAGTCAAGCAAATTGGAGCCAGACAGAGAAATCTCCACTGACCAGTAG
- the FAM53C gene encoding protein FAM53C isoform X2 gives MWPNEAFAGKPLPDHADVASCGSPFQIAPEGASWRDLVPCPKIHLQDNTGLYQHSSLSLPLPPCSPDNSPQNSLAAQTLAANPQVSEKASVPPTKRHCRSLSVPEDLSRWQAVWRPLGSKVWTHIKRRDNSGGDTLAVQPQNLAQGANRLCFNPAPSASHQCVQDGAGGGRSPPFFSLALSRESPASVPWETGETLQPYPLQRRFSLSPVRFLPSPQSSTTSTPELHRHQHSLPRSRSQPCDLDTRKSGLKRRHDEDVRWHRPSLDFYKMNQKPFAGGVCQLDKSEEGGYPSWLLACSPQAPSAPCSPISNCIQVLSESEEEEEEEAPEQAARRLNWNLASKRTLFQPDFSDLDLTLIEEN, from the exons ATGTGGCCTAATGAAGCTTTTGCAGGGAAG CCTTTGCCTGATCATGCTGATGTGGCCAGCTGTGGCAGCCCCTTCCAGATAGCGCCTG AGGGAGCTTCATGGAGGGACCTGGTTCCCTGTCCAAAGATCCATCTTCAGGACAACACAGGTCTTTACCAACACTCCAGCTTgagccttcccctgcccccctgcaGCCCAGACAACAGCCCTCAGAACAGCCTTGCAGCCCAAACACTGGCTGCCAACCCACAAGTCTCAGAAAAGGCTTCTGTGCCCCCCACCAAAAGACACTGCCGTTCACTCTCAGTGCCCGAAGACCTCTCCCGTTGGCAAGCTGTCTGGAGGCCCCTGGGCTCCAAAGTGTGGACACACATCAAACGTCGGGACAACAGTGGAGGGGACACTTTGGCAGTTCAGCCCCAGAACCTGGCCCAGGGTGCCAACAGACTTTGCTTCAACCCTGCCCCCAGTGCCTCTCATCAGTGTGTTcaagatggtgctggtggtggcagGAGCCCACCTTTCTTCAGTCTGGCCCTCTCCCGAGAATCGCCAGCCAGTGTACCATGGGAGACTGGAGAGACTTTGCAGCCCTACCCTCTGCAGCGACGTTTCTCCCTCTCGCCTGTCAGATTCCTTCCCTCCCCGCAAAGCTCTACCACCTCCACGCCAGAGCTGCACCGACACCAGCACAGCCTTCCTCGTAGCCGCTCGCAACCCTGCGACTTGGACACCAGGAAAAGTGGTCTCAAGCGGCGCCATGATGAGGATGTGAGGTGGCATAGGCCTTCGCTTGATTTCTACAAGATGAATCAG AAACCATTTGCAGGAGGTGTCTGTCAGTTAGACAAATCTGAGGAAGGTGGCTATCCATCATGGCTCTTGGCCTGTAGCCCACAGGCACCCTCAGCTCCATGCAGTCCCATCAGCAATTGCATCCAGGTGCTTAgtgaaagtgaagaggaggaggaagaggaagcaccAGAACAAGCAGCAAGGCGATTAAATTGGAATTTAGCAAGCAAAAGGACACTCTTCCAACCAGACTTTAGTGATCTGGATTTAACTTTGATTGAGGAGAACTAG